The following are encoded together in the Variovorax sp. PBS-H4 genome:
- a CDS encoding acetaldehyde dehydrogenase (acetylating), with protein MDKIKAAIVGSGNIGTDLMIKALRGARNLEVVALAGIDANSDGLARARRLGVATTDQGVEGLARHPAFADIDIVFDATSASAHIRNDAFLRERKPALRMVDLTPAAIGPYCVPVVNLDEHLDAPNLNMVTCGGQATIPIVRAVAQVATVHYAEIVASASSRSAGPGTRANIDEFTETTARAIEVVGGARQGKAIIILNPAEPPLLMRDTVYTLSAGGDEAAIEASVQAMVAAVQQYVPGYRLKQAVQFEHIPPGQALQIPGVGRLAGLKTSVFLQVEGAAHYLPAYAGNLDIMTSAALASGERIAARLLATRAVVAA; from the coding sequence ATGGACAAGATCAAGGCTGCCATCGTGGGCAGCGGCAACATCGGCACCGACCTGATGATCAAGGCGCTGCGCGGCGCGCGGAACCTCGAGGTGGTCGCGCTCGCAGGCATCGACGCGAACTCGGACGGCCTCGCGCGCGCACGCCGCCTCGGCGTGGCAACCACCGACCAGGGGGTCGAGGGGCTCGCCCGCCACCCCGCCTTCGCCGACATCGACATCGTGTTCGACGCGACCTCGGCGTCGGCGCACATCCGCAACGACGCCTTCCTGCGCGAGCGCAAGCCGGCCCTGCGCATGGTGGACCTCACGCCGGCCGCCATCGGCCCGTACTGCGTCCCCGTGGTGAACCTCGACGAACACCTGGACGCGCCGAACCTCAACATGGTCACCTGCGGCGGCCAGGCGACCATTCCCATCGTGCGCGCCGTCGCGCAGGTCGCGACCGTGCACTATGCCGAGATCGTCGCGTCGGCGTCGAGCCGCTCCGCGGGCCCGGGCACGCGGGCCAACATCGACGAGTTCACCGAGACCACCGCCCGCGCGATCGAGGTGGTGGGCGGGGCCCGCCAGGGCAAGGCCATCATCATCCTCAACCCTGCCGAGCCGCCGCTGCTGATGCGCGACACCGTCTACACGCTGAGCGCCGGCGGCGACGAGGCCGCGATCGAAGCCTCGGTGCAGGCCATGGTGGCCGCCGTGCAGCAGTACGTGCCCGGCTACCGCCTCAAGCAGGCCGTGCAGTTCGAACACATCCCGCCCGGGCAGGCGCTGCAGATTCCAGGCGTGGGACGGCTCGCCGGGCTCAAGACCTCCGTGTTCCTGCAGGTCGAAGGCGCGGCGCATTACCTGCCGGCGTATGCGGGCAACCTCGACATCATGACGAGCGCCGCCCTCGCGAGCGGCGAACGCATCGCGGCGCGCCTGCTGGCCACCCGTGCCGTGGTAGCCGCGTGA